In a genomic window of Equus caballus isolate H_3958 breed thoroughbred chromosome 9, TB-T2T, whole genome shotgun sequence:
- the LOC138915578 gene encoding ral guanine nucleotide dissociation stimulator-like, with amino-acid sequence MTAQDRARVVELWIQVAKECRVLGNYASLRAIVSALQSPSISRLQKTWGRVARKSSRKLKRFIKDQWVSRRQLVKEATSMLTSLETGPTGAQKGLIPFLGTFLNYLLLLDTNMEDYLEGNEINFEKRSEEFKVTEQIFLLQEAVHLYHIEAEERFGAWFEAMEPLSEDESYSLSCHLEPPQERAGKMRRFFLPKKNRASLSSGLVTRPLTQNPATVADPGPSNSSSAACSSAAGTRLGNTRGPRPAPPMLMGRRTF; translated from the exons atgacggcccaggacagggccagagtcgtcgagctgtggattcaggtggccaag gagtgccgagtccttggaaattatgcgtccctgcgtgccatcgtgtctgctctgcagagcccctccatcagccgtctgcaaaagacatggggacgagttgccag gaagagctctcgaaagttgaagaggttcatcaaagaccagtgggtgagcaggaggcagctggtgaag gaggcgacctctatgttgaccagcctggagacgggccccacaggtgcccagaag gggctcatccccttccttggcacattcctcaattacctactgctgctggacaccaacatggaggattacctggag ggaaatgagatcaattttgagaaaaggagtgag gaattcaaagtcaccgagcagatcttcctgctccaggaggcagtccatctttaccacattgaggctgaggagcgatttggggcctggttcgaggccatggagcccctcagcgaggatgagag ctacagcctgtcctgccacctggagcccccacaggagagggccggcaagatgcgccggtttttcctgcccaagaagaaccgcgcgtctctcagctcagggctcg tcaccagacccctgacgcagaacccagcaacagtggcagatcccggtccttccaacagctcgagtgcagcctgctcttcagcggcggggacgcggctgggaaacacgcggggccccaggccggctcctcccatgctgatggggagaagaacattctaa